One Rhodococcus sp. P1Y DNA window includes the following coding sequences:
- a CDS encoding penicillin-binding transpeptidase domain-containing protein has protein sequence MRSKDVRTPLRFAAAVLVAVVSVGSVAACTPSPDGPEPAAQAFLAAFSSRDIDTASAATDRPDNASAALTDAWDNLQAESLDAATTSVRVNGDTATVGYTYSWHLPRDRVWTYDGELQMGRADGQWGVRWTSTDIHPGLGDTQTMALRSTAPPRARVNERSGSDVLVPGVVHRVKIDAEESDSVVSSATSLARILAPFDSSISAQSIVESATSTDGDYPVALLRDEDYQAVAAPLAALSGVTVSDESDLISTDRTFAPDLVSQVKKAVIEEVDGKAGWSVVTVNRNGVDIDVLTDTPPQPAPSFSISLDRYVQVAAQNAVDARTEQAMMVVIQPSTGAVLAVAQNVEADRDGPVASAGLYPPGSTFKIITAGAAISNGLAGPDTTVPCPGRIEIGERSIPNYNEFSLGNVSMGTAFTRSCNTSFAKLASEMPADALTVAASQFGVGPEYDVVGLPTDSGSVPPAEELVQRTEDGFGQGKVVVSTFGMALAAATVAHGSTPVPNLIVGRETTIEGDHPVIEPAMVDGLRGMMRSVVTSGTAERIADQGEVYGKTGEAEVEGGSHAWFVGYRGDLAFATLVVRGGSSDNAVAVTRQMFEQLPEGY, from the coding sequence ATGAGATCGAAGGATGTACGGACGCCGCTTCGTTTCGCCGCCGCCGTGTTGGTGGCCGTCGTGTCCGTCGGCTCCGTTGCAGCCTGCACCCCGAGCCCGGACGGTCCCGAACCCGCTGCGCAGGCATTTCTAGCCGCGTTCTCCAGCCGCGACATCGATACGGCGTCCGCCGCTACCGATCGGCCCGACAACGCGTCGGCCGCCCTGACCGATGCGTGGGACAACCTGCAAGCCGAATCTTTGGACGCGGCAACAACTTCGGTGCGTGTGAATGGTGACACTGCCACTGTGGGGTACACCTACAGCTGGCATCTGCCGAGGGACCGCGTCTGGACCTATGACGGTGAGTTGCAGATGGGTCGCGCCGACGGGCAGTGGGGTGTGCGGTGGACCTCGACCGACATCCATCCCGGTCTCGGCGACACTCAGACGATGGCACTTCGTTCGACGGCACCGCCGCGTGCTCGTGTCAACGAAAGATCCGGATCCGACGTGCTCGTGCCCGGTGTGGTGCATCGAGTCAAGATCGACGCCGAGGAGTCGGACAGTGTCGTGTCCTCGGCAACTTCGCTCGCGCGGATCCTCGCGCCCTTCGATTCGAGCATTTCGGCGCAGAGCATCGTCGAATCTGCCACCTCCACCGACGGTGACTACCCCGTGGCCCTCCTGCGAGACGAGGATTACCAAGCGGTCGCAGCTCCGCTCGCAGCGTTGTCCGGGGTCACGGTCTCCGACGAATCCGACTTGATCTCGACCGACCGAACGTTTGCGCCGGACCTCGTGTCGCAGGTGAAGAAGGCCGTCATCGAAGAAGTCGACGGCAAGGCGGGGTGGAGTGTTGTCACCGTGAACCGCAACGGTGTGGACATCGACGTGCTGACCGATACGCCTCCCCAGCCAGCTCCCTCCTTCTCCATCAGCCTCGATCGGTACGTTCAGGTCGCTGCGCAGAACGCCGTCGACGCCAGGACCGAGCAGGCGATGATGGTGGTGATTCAACCGTCGACAGGGGCGGTGCTCGCGGTGGCTCAGAACGTGGAGGCCGATCGCGACGGGCCGGTCGCGTCGGCCGGCCTCTATCCGCCGGGATCGACGTTCAAGATCATCACTGCGGGCGCGGCGATCTCGAACGGACTCGCTGGGCCCGACACCACGGTCCCGTGCCCGGGCCGCATCGAGATCGGGGAACGAAGCATCCCGAACTACAACGAGTTCTCACTCGGCAACGTGTCGATGGGAACGGCGTTCACACGTTCGTGCAATACCTCGTTTGCGAAACTCGCCAGTGAGATGCCCGCCGACGCTTTGACCGTCGCGGCGTCCCAGTTCGGTGTGGGGCCCGAGTACGACGTCGTCGGTCTACCGACCGATTCGGGCTCGGTACCTCCCGCGGAGGAACTGGTGCAGCGCACGGAGGACGGATTCGGGCAGGGCAAGGTCGTCGTCTCGACGTTCGGCATGGCGCTCGCCGCCGCGACCGTGGCGCACGGGTCGACGCCCGTGCCGAACCTGATCGTCGGGCGCGAGACCACGATCGAAGGAGACCACCCGGTCATCGAGCCCGCCATGGTCGACGGTCTCCGCGGAATGATGCGCTCGGTGGTCACCAGTGGGACCGCCGAAAGGATCGCCGATCAAGGCGAGGTGTACGGAAAGACCGGCGAAGCCGAAGTGGAAGGCGGGTCGCACGCGTGGTTCGTGGGCTATCGCGGTGACCTCGCATTCGCGACCCTGGTCGTCCGCGGTGGCAGCTCCGACAATGCAGTGGCGGTCACCCGGCAGATGTTCGAGCAGCTGCCGGAAGGCTACTAG
- a CDS encoding helix-turn-helix transcriptional regulator, producing the protein MSRSERPRPRDGLLRPRDGDALRAELRHVMKSSGISVVFGGEVTEGNTLCLSVLHGTRTRGLDGLIIPSRSGLGGRVMDQRQPAAVSDYRSSQYITHDYDGPVLGEGLHSILAVPVVVAGTSRAVMYAAVRERGPIGDRVSDTMVRASKRLSQEIAVRDEVDRRVGLLDARPLDSTSAAATEMLREVHADVRTLAAGAADEVLATKLARLSDRIARALRPPGGVDAVALTARELDVLAQVALGCTNAQAAVRLSLKPETVKSYLRSAMAKTGARTRHEAVVMARKSGLLP; encoded by the coding sequence GTGAGCCGAAGCGAACGTCCTCGACCTCGAGACGGTCTTCTACGACCTCGAGATGGGGACGCGCTGCGCGCCGAGCTACGCCACGTGATGAAGTCGTCGGGCATTTCCGTAGTCTTCGGCGGCGAAGTGACCGAAGGAAACACCCTGTGCCTGAGCGTTCTGCACGGCACCAGAACGCGCGGGCTCGACGGCTTGATCATCCCGAGTCGGTCCGGCCTCGGAGGGCGTGTCATGGATCAACGACAACCCGCCGCCGTGAGCGACTATCGCAGCTCGCAGTACATCACCCACGATTACGACGGACCTGTTCTCGGCGAAGGCCTTCACTCGATCCTGGCTGTGCCGGTTGTGGTTGCCGGTACGTCACGCGCAGTGATGTACGCGGCAGTGCGAGAACGCGGGCCGATCGGTGACCGAGTCTCGGACACGATGGTTCGCGCGTCCAAGCGCCTCTCACAGGAGATCGCCGTCCGCGACGAAGTCGACCGACGAGTCGGACTGCTCGATGCCCGACCGCTCGATTCCACTTCGGCTGCGGCAACGGAGATGTTGCGTGAAGTGCATGCCGATGTGAGAACTCTCGCCGCCGGCGCTGCCGACGAAGTACTGGCGACGAAGCTGGCACGGCTGTCCGACCGGATTGCGCGTGCGTTGCGCCCGCCAGGTGGGGTCGACGCAGTCGCTCTCACTGCTCGCGAGCTCGACGTTCTGGCTCAGGTCGCCCTCGGCTGCACCAACGCGCAAGCGGCCGTGCGACTCTCGCTGAAACCTGAAACCGTGAAGTCCTACCTGCGCAGCGCCATGGCCAAGACGGGAGCGCGTACCCGTCACGAGGCCGTCGTCATGGCACGCAAATCGGGACTCCTTCCCTGA
- the map gene encoding type I methionyl aminopeptidase: protein MSVTADRKPRRPLVPGVVSPVRAVPKSIERPEYAWKSTANEGHEPWVQSPEVIEKMRVASKIAARALQEAGKAVAPGVTTDELDRIAHEYMIDNGAYPSTLGYKGFTKSCCTSLNEVICHGIPDSTVIEDGDIVNIDVTAYIDGVHGDTNATFLAGDVSEEARLLVERTHEATMRAIKAVKPGRALNVIGRVIQSYAHRFGYGVVEDFTGHGIGTTFHNGLVVLHYDQPSVETIIEPGMTFTIEPMINLGGIEAEMWDDGWTVVTHDRKWTAQFEHTLVVTETGSEILTLP, encoded by the coding sequence ATGTCTGTGACCGCCGACCGCAAGCCCCGTCGCCCCCTAGTTCCAGGCGTCGTATCGCCCGTACGCGCTGTGCCGAAGTCGATCGAGCGCCCCGAGTACGCGTGGAAGTCGACGGCGAACGAAGGCCACGAGCCGTGGGTTCAGAGCCCCGAGGTCATCGAGAAGATGCGTGTTGCCTCGAAGATCGCGGCGAGGGCTCTGCAGGAAGCGGGAAAGGCGGTCGCGCCGGGGGTCACGACCGATGAACTCGATCGCATTGCGCACGAGTACATGATCGACAACGGTGCGTACCCGTCGACACTGGGCTACAAGGGGTTCACCAAGTCGTGCTGCACCTCGCTCAACGAGGTCATCTGCCACGGCATCCCGGATTCGACGGTCATCGAGGACGGTGACATCGTCAACATCGACGTCACCGCGTACATCGACGGTGTGCACGGTGACACCAACGCGACATTCCTCGCGGGCGACGTATCGGAGGAGGCCCGGCTGCTCGTCGAGCGCACACACGAGGCGACGATGCGCGCGATCAAGGCCGTCAAACCGGGCCGCGCGCTCAATGTCATCGGAAGGGTCATCCAGTCGTACGCTCATCGGTTCGGGTACGGGGTGGTCGAGGACTTCACCGGCCACGGTATCGGCACGACTTTTCACAATGGTCTTGTCGTCCTCCACTACGACCAGCCGTCGGTGGAGACGATCATCGAACCGGGAATGACGTTCACGATCGAACCGATGATCAATCTCGGCGGCATCGAAGCCGAGATGTGGGACGACGGGTGGACGGTCGTCACCCACGATCGGAAATGGACTGCGCAGTTCGAGCACACGCTCGTTGTCACCGAGACCGGCAGCGAGATCCTCACCCTCCCATGA
- a CDS encoding cobyric acid synthase: protein MSGALLVAGTTSDAGKSVLVAGLCRMLHRRGVAVAPFKAQNMSNNSVVTLDGGEIGRAQALQARACGLEPSVRFNPVLLKPGSDRTSQLVVRGRAVAQVSATNYIEHRRALRAVVAEELASLREDFDVVICEGAGSPAEINLRATDLANMGLATAASLPVIIVGDIDRGGVLAHLYGTVAVLSPDDQALIKGFVINKFRGDPSLLAPGLVDLEKLTGRPTFGVIPFSDELWMDAEDSLGTTADTAVGRPGRPVGSQWLRVAAIRLPRISNTTDVEALACEPGVSVNWVTEPSRLTDADLVVIPGSKATVSDLQWLRRTGLADAIVDRVHEGRPVLGVCGGYQMLGRSITDGIESDTESAPGLGVLDLDVEFGPEKVLAQVEGSSSLFSDVDASGYEIHHGRVVRNGDPPLLRHADGRDEGSARDCVVGTHWHGLLESDAFRRELLRWAADHAGRRGFEVSIDTSVRAMREQQLDLLADLVEDNLDIDTVLEVIERGVDV, encoded by the coding sequence ATGAGCGGAGCGCTTCTCGTCGCAGGTACGACGTCGGATGCGGGCAAGAGTGTGCTGGTTGCCGGGTTGTGCCGGATGCTTCACCGGCGGGGTGTTGCGGTGGCGCCGTTCAAGGCCCAGAACATGTCCAACAATTCGGTGGTCACCCTCGACGGTGGGGAGATCGGTCGCGCGCAGGCGTTGCAGGCGAGGGCGTGTGGTCTCGAACCGAGCGTTCGATTCAATCCTGTGCTGCTCAAACCAGGAAGCGATCGTACGTCGCAGCTGGTGGTGCGGGGACGAGCGGTAGCTCAGGTGTCCGCGACGAACTACATCGAACACCGCCGAGCGCTACGGGCGGTGGTGGCCGAGGAGCTGGCGTCGCTGCGCGAGGATTTCGATGTGGTGATCTGCGAGGGAGCGGGTTCCCCGGCCGAGATCAATCTTCGTGCAACCGATCTCGCAAACATGGGTTTGGCAACCGCGGCGTCGCTTCCGGTGATCATCGTCGGCGACATCGATCGTGGGGGAGTCCTCGCGCACCTCTACGGAACGGTCGCAGTGCTGTCGCCGGACGATCAAGCGTTGATCAAAGGCTTCGTGATCAACAAGTTCAGAGGGGACCCGTCCCTGCTGGCGCCCGGTCTCGTCGATCTCGAAAAGCTCACCGGTAGGCCGACTTTCGGCGTCATCCCGTTCTCGGACGAGCTGTGGATGGACGCAGAGGATTCGCTCGGAACCACCGCGGACACAGCGGTGGGCAGGCCCGGCCGCCCCGTCGGGTCACAATGGTTGCGAGTTGCAGCAATTCGGTTGCCCCGGATATCGAACACAACGGACGTCGAGGCGCTGGCGTGCGAGCCCGGGGTCTCGGTGAACTGGGTGACCGAGCCGTCGAGACTCACCGATGCGGACCTCGTCGTAATCCCGGGTAGCAAGGCGACGGTGTCGGATCTGCAGTGGCTCAGGCGAACCGGCCTTGCCGACGCCATCGTCGATCGCGTCCACGAAGGCAGGCCGGTGCTCGGAGTGTGCGGCGGATATCAGATGCTGGGTCGGTCGATAACCGACGGGATCGAATCCGACACCGAGTCGGCGCCAGGATTGGGTGTCCTCGACCTCGACGTCGAATTCGGGCCGGAGAAGGTGCTGGCGCAGGTCGAGGGGTCGTCTTCGCTGTTCTCCGACGTCGACGCATCGGGATACGAGATTCACCACGGGCGTGTGGTCCGCAACGGTGACCCGCCATTGTTGAGACATGCAGACGGTAGGGACGAGGGCAGTGCCCGTGACTGCGTTGTCGGTACTCACTGGCACGGACTGCTCGAATCGGATGCGTTCCGACGAGAACTACTTCGGTGGGCTGCCGACCATGCGGGGCGTCGCGGGTTCGAGGTCTCGATCGATACCTCGGTTCGAGCGATGCGCGAGCAGCAACTCGACCTTCTAGCCGACCTGGTGGAGGACAACCTCGACATCGACACCGTGCTCGAGGTGATCGAGCGCGGCGTCGACGTGTGA